One part of the Plasmodium yoelii strain 17X genome assembly, chromosome: 13 genome encodes these proteins:
- a CDS encoding fam-a protein, whose amino-acid sequence MNKGYIKIALALLSVAGYMQNMAFATEYASSPDSSNETSKQVLYNDPEEDKQQSSVTPKEEEGLLYDDREEAIKAADVISEALAHIHKHIGNSNEYKLYSKEDDGARLYFKKFKDTEIGKLELTIPNPDSYEGIVNMLWDPNGAKNFDNSFVRGTIRRKYNKDLLITQQRHKSGLNAWKGYYHALAGKIELSEDKTIIVLVSSDMNDHDGGGNKEYINPIVESANSFKPDINSEADIRKGKLSKLYVNLVSFFIKKEPDCVKIIYLISVEPNAPCYVPNCIVRKALYTKVLDIVKLRDIFKKE is encoded by the exons ATGAATAAAGGATATATTAAGATCGCTTTGGCACTTTTAAGTGTAGCTGGATATATGCAAAATATGGCATTTGCAACCGAATATGCTTCAAGCCCCGATTC TTCAAATGAAACAAGTAAACAAGTATTATATAATGACCCTGAAGAAGATAAACAACAATCATCAGTCACCCCTAAAGAAGAAGAAGGTCTATTATATGACGACCGTGAAGAAGCTATAAAAGCAGCAGATGTTATATCCGAAGCTTTAGCTCATATACATAAACATATCGGAAATTCAAatgaatacaaattatattctAAGGAAGATGATGGAGCACGtctatattttaagaaattcAAAGATACTGAAATTGGAAAGCTTGAACTTACAATCCCCAACCCCGATAGT TATGAAGGTATAGTAAACATGTTATGGGATCCCAATGGCGCAAAGAACTTCGATAATTCATTCGTTAGAg GAACCATTCGTCGAAAATACAATAAAGATTTATTAATTACACAACAACGTCACAAAAGTGGTTTGAACGCATGGAAAGGATATTATCATGCATTAGCCGGCAAAATTGAA TTATCAGAAGACAAAACTATAATAGTCTTGGTTTCATCAGATATGAATGATCATGATGGTGGAGGcaataaagaatatataaatccTATTGTAGAAAGCGCAAACTCATTCAAGCCTGATATAAATTCTGAAGCAGATATtagaaaaggaaaattatCCAAACTGTATGTTAACTTAGTATcatttttcattaaaaaGGAGCCCGATTGCGTTAAAATTATCTATCTTATCTCT gTTGAACCAAATGCTCCTTGCTATGTCCCAAATTGCATTGTTAGAAAAGCTTTATACACCAAAGTTTTAGATATTGTCAAATTAAgggatatttttaaaaaggagtaa
- a CDS encoding cyclin, with translation MNYPENTSHIKKWFFKSRQEIDDICLKKYNDFKEKFKTYNVSIPKYADIEKTKLYFCYQLTHFCDIKRLQPQIVECAIVLYNRFYLKEIILEYDPRILIFTCIILAIKLEGYGRLYKINEFFSDIDINLDKVLEHENVVCSSLDFELNFLYTKECIFYLKNQFLNYINKYINKDNEVKNSFENICDKIYVNTSLECLKLLENFFITFTYTPAQIALYCFINNIKINFNIVNADKFILEFITNNNQILFQKLKNKIDELHIKYKDHFDLRNTFDDENTTKQIGETLDMCIDIYDILKKKKSHKKSKKNKLNNQNSEQNESKKMASIK, from the coding sequence ATGAATTACCCAGAAAATACATcacatattaaaaaatggttTTTCAAAAGCAGACAAGAAATAGATGatatttgtttaaaaaaatataatgatttcaaagaaaaatttaaaacataCAATGTGAGCATACCTAAATACGCTGATATAGAAAAAACAAAGTTATATTTTTGCTATCAACTAACACATTTTTGTGATATAAAAAGATTACAGCCTCAAATAGTGGAATGCGCTATTGTATTGTATAATAGATTTTATTTGAAAGAAATAATTTTAGAATATGACCCTCGCATCTTAATATTTACTTGCATTATATTAGCAATAAAGTTAGAAGGATATGGCAGGTTGTATAAAATCAATGAATTTTTTAGCGATATAGATATTAACTTAGATAAAGTTTTAGAACATGAAAATGTTGTTTGCTCATCATTAGATTTTGaattgaattttttatatactaaagaatgcattttttatttaaaaaaccaatttttaaattatataaataaatatataaataaagacaACGAAGTAAAAAATTCCTTTGAAAATATCtgtgataaaatatatgttaatactTCATTGGAGTGTTTAAAACTTCTAGAAAacttttttataacatttactTACACACCCGCTCAAATAGCATTATActgttttataaataatattaaaataaattttaatattgtaAATGCcgataaatttatattggaatttattacaaataataatcaaaTCCTTTTTCAAAagttgaaaaataaaatagatgaACTCCAcattaaatataaagatcATTTTGATTTGAGAAATACATTTGATGATGAAAATACTACGAAACAGATAGGAGAGACTTTGGATATGTGTATTGATATTTAcgatattttaaaaaaaaaaaaaagtcatAAAAAGtctaagaaaaataaattaaacaaTCAAAATAGTGAACAAAATGAATCTAAAAAAATGGCAAGCATAAAataa
- a CDS encoding fam-a protein produces MNKGYIKIALALLSVAGYMQNMAFATEYATSPNSSNETTKTQLFRFYNEIKKANQAKEAKQTSAIMSEALALAQKHAEHTNDYEEYSKEDDGTNLYFKKFKDTEIGKLEFTIPDADNYDDIINMLWDSNGAKNYDDNFIKGSIPRAYDPNLVIVQQRYKSPIGSLETYFNALAKKVEISKNKTAIVLVSSDMKDQNIASFIKYVNPIVESANSFKPDIDSEEDIRNAKLFKVYVNLVGAFIEKKSDCVKITYLSSLDLKTPPYIPQDIIRKFLASIMLNVVKLKDIFKKE; encoded by the exons ATGAATAAAGGATATATTAAGATTGCTTTAGCACTTTTAAGTGTAGCTGGATATATGCAAAATATGGCATTTGCGACCGAATATGCTACAAGCCCTAATTC TTCAAATGAAACAACTAAAACACAATTATTTCGCTTCTATAATGAGATTAAAAAAGCTAATCAAGCTAAAGAAGCTAAACAGACATCAGCTATTATGTCCGAAGCTTTAGCTCTTGCACAAAAACATGCCGAACATACAAATGATTACGAGGAATATTCTAAGGAAGATGACGGAAcaaatctatattttaagaaattcAAAGATACTGAAATAGGAAAACTTGAATTTACAATCCCCGACGCCGATAAT taTGATGATATAATAAACATGTTATGGGATTCCAATGGGGCAAAGAACTATGATGATAATTTCATTAAAg gatCTATTCCTCGAGCATACGATCCAAATTTAGTAATTGTACAACAACGTTACAAAAGTCCAATTGGATCATTGgaaacatattttaatgCACTAGCTAAAAAAGTTGAA atATCAAAAAACAAAACTGCAATAGTCTTGGTTTCATCAGACATGAAAGATCAGAATATTGCAAgctttataaaatatgtaaatcCTATCGTAGAAAGTGCAAACTCATTCAAGCCTGATATAGATTCTGAAGAAGATATTAGAAATGCAAAATTATTCAAAGTATATGTTAACTTAGTAGGAGCTTTCATTGAAAAGAAATCCGATTGCGTTAAAATTACCTACCTTAGCTCT cTTGATCTAAAAACTCCCCCCTATATCCCACAAGACATTATTAGAAAATTTTTGGCCAGCATTATGTTAAATGTTGTCAAATTAAaggatatttttaaaaaggaGTAA
- a CDS encoding fam-a protein, which yields MNKRYIKIALALLSVAGYMQNVAFARDSPSSPNSPNKQLPIDPEEAKQASAIMSEALAIAQKHAEHTDDYEEYSKEDDGTILYFKKVNNVEIGKIELTIPNPNNYNDVVNMLWDPNGAKNFDDKFIKGSIPRVYNPNLVIIQQRYKSLMMSWQRYYHALANKVELSKDQTALILVSSNMNDHDGGNNKKYVNPIVESANSFKPDIDSEEDIRNGDLYKMYVHLVAVFIKKEADCVKVTYISSIEPNAPSFVPSKIVKKILVKKILNITKLKDIFKN from the exons atgaataaaagatatattaaGATTGCTTTGGCACTTTTAAGTGTAGCTGGATATATGCAAAATGTGGCATTTGCAAGGGATTCTCCTTCAAGTCCCAATTC TCCAAATAAACAATTACCTATCGACCCTGAAGAAGCCAAACAAGCATCAGCTATTATGTCCGAGGCTTTAGCTATTGCACAAAAACATGCAGAACATACAGATGATTACGAGGAATATTCTAAGGAAGATGACGGAacaattctatattttaagaaagtGAACAATGTTGAGATTGGAAAGATTGAGCTTACAATCCCAAACCCAAATAAT tataatgATGTAGTAAACATGTTATGGGATCCCAATGGTGCAAAGAACTTTGATGATAAATTCATTAAAg gATCCATTCCTCGAGTATACAATCCAAATTTAGTAATTATACAACAACGTTACAAAAGTCTTATGATGTCATGGCAAAGATATTATCATGCATTAGCCAACAAAGTTGAA ttATCAAAAGACCAAACTGCATTAATCTTGGTTTCATCAAATATGAATGATCATGATGGTggaaacaataaaaaatatgtaaatccTATTGTAGAAAGCGCAAACTCATTCAAACCTGATATAGATTCTGAAGAAGATATTAGAAATGGagatttatataaaatgtatgtTCACTTAGTAGCAGTTTTCATCAAAAAGGAAGCCGACTGCGTTAAAGTTACCTATATTAGCTCT ATTGAACCAAATGCTCCTTCCTTTGTACCATCAAagattgttaaaaaaattttagtcaaaaaaattttaaatattaccAAATTAAaggatatttttaaaaattag
- a CDS encoding YL1 nuclear protein, putative encodes MWKRKLDDNIRNNPYDDGESDENSFDRQDEDEDEDKNELDETEEEDEEGEEGEKEEDDEDDEDEEDEDDEEDEDYELKNYGIALEMPKRKNRGRNLKKLIGEDLEKDEKFWNDSIWEEEEIDEEYVNSEGEEEYVDVTDSDFDDDEDDAEGDDEDEEQNENEGDDDDSKRKKKKIYAYMENLKKKKMLKYNLMKKRKYDNMKNSKSINDIRDQTDDKKNQENKKQRKRKKNEQSYIMIHRSTRDTTRQKTEQMEKKFELRRIKKEDRFKKFYENRQKKKGMQREMTREERLEEAKITEQYNMQSLLELQAWEEEKKKYVENKRIIYHKPKNVFISFSYSKDNKLPLIESLKYETDIPNLNNHVNNITVDAELIDNNGLLIAHSTNIINTETDKNVIEIGHSPNETHCQGQEEINKKEKTKNEEKMDSEEKTEGKNDIITPENGENTNKTDKTNKDVFDANIELNLENIDRCEDLNIEYLNEKDGLAFDCLNTINNNNAKDDNDDNNLNKTNEQKKEQKPRDIEEKQFYIVTDPNELSMYSNYNNNKELLEKFKNKRNICSITNLEGTYFDPLTKKYYNNADAFKLLRFFYHKNMYDDMNNQLSIMVDIFKNKLVEIEESTKKENTDNI; translated from the coding sequence ATGTGGAAGCGTAAATTAGatgataatataagaaataaCCCATATGATGACGGAGAGTCAGATGAAAATTCTTTTGACAGACAAGATGAAGATGAGGATGAAGACAAAAATGAACTAGACGAGACGGAGgaagaagatgaagaagGTGAAGAAGGGgaaaaagaagaagatgATGAGGATGATGAGGATGAAGAGGACGAAGACGATGAAGAAGATGAAGATtacgaattaaaaaattacggTATAGCACTTGAAATGCCGAAAAGAAAAAACAGAGGTAGAAATTTAAAGAAATTAATTGGCGAAGATTtagaaaaagatgaaaaatttTGGAATGATAGTATATGGGAAGAAGAAGAAATAGATGAAGAATATGTAAATTCTGAAGGAGAAGAAGAATATGTAGATGTAACAGATTCCGATTTtgatgatgatgaagatGATGCAGAGGGGGATGACGAAGATGAAGAACAGAATGAAAACGAAGGTGATGATGATGAttcaaaaagaaaaaaaaaaaaaatatatgcctatatggaaaatttaaaaaaaaaaaaaatgctaaaatataatttaatgaaaaagaggaaatatgataatatgaaaaatagcAAATCTATAAATGATATAAGAGACCAAACTgacgataaaaaaaatcaagaaaataaaaaacaaagaaaacggaaaaaaaatgaacaaagtTATATAATGATACATAGATCGACAAGGGATACTACTAGACAAAAAACTGAacaaatggaaaaaaaatttgaattgagaagaataaaaaaagaagatcgctttaaaaaattttatgaaaatagacaaaaaaaaaaaggtatGCAAAGAGAAATGACAAGAGAAGAAAGATTAGAAGAAGCAAAAATAACtgaacaatataatatgcaaTCTTTGTTAGAATTGCAAGCATgggaagaagaaaaaaaaaaatatgtggaaaataaaagaattataTATCACAAACCAAAAAATGTTTTCATCAGCTTTTCATATTCaaaagataataaattaCCATTAATCGAAAGCCTGAAATATGAAACGGATATACCCAATCTAAATAATcatgtaaataatataacagTAGATGCTGAATTAATTGACAATAATGGATTATTAATAGCACATAGTactaatataataaatactgAAACAGATAAAAACGTTATTGAAATTGGACACAGTCCTAACGAAACTCATTGCCAAGGTCAAGAGGAGATAAACAAAAAAGAGAAAACAAagaatgaagaaaaaatggACAGCGAAGAAAAGACGGAGGGAAAAAATGACATCATTACACCTGAAAATGGAGAAAATACTAATAAAACTGATAAAACAAACAAGGACGTATTTGATGCAAATATAGaattaaatttagaaaatattgaTCGCTGTGAAGATCTAAATAtagaatatttaaatgaGAAAGATGGATTAGCATTTGATTGCCTAAATACTATAAACAACAATAATGCTAAGGATGATAATGATGACAATAATTTAAACAAAACTAACGAACAAAAAAAGGAACAAAAACCGAGAGATATTGAAGAAAAGcaattttatattgttacAGATCCTAATGAATTAAGTATGTAtagtaattataataataataaagaattgttagaaaaatttaaaaataagcGCAATATATGTTCAATTACAAATTTAGAAGGAACATATTTTGATCCAttgacaaaaaaatattacaataacgccgatgcatttaaattgttaagatttttttatcataaaaatatgtacgaTGATATGAATAACCAATTATCTATAATGGTCgatatattcaaaaataaGTTAGTTGAAATAGAGGAATCcacaaaaaaagaaaatactGATAATATTTAG
- a CDS encoding zinc finger protein, putative: protein MALSTRKKKKPRNTINSKFLKIRKRKRDFDEVYNDYHTKPALPYDVDKKGCGQFKCYACDIYFINDDAMKQHEKTKKHKRRVKLMANEKPYTYKDALRAAEITL from the exons A TGGCACTGTCAAcgagaaagaaaaaaaaacctCGTAATACCATAAATagtaaatttttaaaaattcgaAAAAGGAAGCGAGACTTTGACGAAG TGTATAATGATTATCATACTAAACCTGCTCTTCCGTATGATGTAGATAAAAAAGGATGTG gACAATTTAAATGCTATGCTTGTGACATTTACTTTATAAATGATGACGCAATGAAACAACATGAAAAAACGAAGAAACATAAGAGACGAGTAAAACTAATGGCTAATGAAAAGCCATATACTTAT AAGGATGCATTACGAGCTGCTGAAATTACTTtgtaa
- a CDS encoding serine/threonine protein phosphatase — protein MNISKYFLIFIPLVLFKYPANNELINYNVILKYDVKDLFKRVLQEQNEDIKDDNDEKGDEEGDEEGGEESGEEGGEESEEDSNNLENRGTNEFDKVKYKYADYVRFSIFKSKNIYTHIFNELLVFLGAQYGTEEEIVVHVKLIDILSLLFIHYRDNLSKFGHILNSFQDRSKLMNSVENEFMKEFVNERDNYIYEVKNAYNKSDDNDDEWIETVLNKKNMLYDKFLKEWRVDGSYFYSIHNKKKTYLPKKVFQTKQNYIPDFENMEHVDLVCKPISDSDTAEKGTEEYKDKELDTNEHNEQTNSEKEQNSNDNVSETKMHKEESSDSSNKADESNMCKSESKYIKKTNSNKQIKKGRPGVIYKMRNDFFLSDASLNVISLINSITSNEENKIVKKLYTGLKKLGIITFDNLVRYTNIIGIFFSYDIFDELYLQIKLIKEYFDLIPRNNDELSIVSKAKNISKIKVYGKYNITDDETFVPPVCLSAYCKLRSVWMQNRDFNFKIEKSSSNSINFMTLGDIGRGFKKENSYDEEQMLKLIGFNELKSTSNAMKDWHAANNADFIINLGDNVPEVDELDYLKNFEWHKIIRELFTFRKQNEDEQKNVTDPYAITKDNIQEFYKEVEKQMNITNVEDTNQHNDISTTSLKNYTDDNEGNNDSENNNGFSEYISDNTKDFNIYKNESTEKEETYDSIPFFSIFGEKDYFYFPSEQIQEHYAKRIPGYFFPNNYYRINYDFVYNNKEKNGVQEKFRASFIFIDTWSLMIGFPIIRNYRSFREQFNWINKALLESAKESDWIFVVGHHPFISSGRRSDNYSFEELSFHNILRNFFFYYNIDGYFSAHDNLMEYLKFGSLNLFVNGSSSRVLFDKSTMLGRGYFGKMIGSIYPVACYLLTTIHSGLRPKGCDISKYSKWSNKYDIGFSTHKLSKDEFVTEFINSRSGKPVSQKIVLKNKKDKRRQFYDLDGYANDRIKQFEKQIYEFSSKNPNFIKYKIEEFKENDKKLNIIMNNLKSEEEKDAFKSLMFLNNLIFGISSHLSNISFEQLKLMCYLANKYRTFFNNKLITFLGEELKMAVQEMEEKGANEAQLNSNDMVNTNENENENIQPNDQTLEAEQTMELIETLGYKPDEFLEKYNAMTQEEKDTLKEKLGNDVSLEDYINRIKMYIHKKNLSAEELKEYEENEENIKIEEVPDESKEDDNTDSQPEDTIDQENKDEINDIINAPNEVHKNYKELVEKEKKLTENEHALLMLSSLKTYDEMKYSLNILSKKEVIKEESYPYGLHYIEKHKTFFQVSLELCPDIKRIISNLGKVGTKLAFYDYINNLYNKIMDLKNSIDKIAIF, from the coding sequence ATGAATATCtcgaaatattttttaatattcatCCCCCTCGTACTATTTAAGTATCCTgcaaataatgaattaattaattataatgtgattttaaaatatgatgtAAAGGATTTATTTAAAAGAGTATTACAGgaacaaaatgaagatattaaagatgataatgatgaaaaaggTGATGAAGAAGGTGATGAAGAAGGTGGTGAAGAAAGTGGTGAAGAAGGTGGTGAAGAAAGCGAGGAAGACTCCaataatttagaaaatagAGGAACCAATGAATTTGATAAAGTGAAATATAAATACGCAGATTATGTGCGTTTCTCCATTTTTAagagtaaaaatatatatacacacatttTTAATGAGTTACTAGTATTTTTAGGCGCTCAATATGGTACAGAAGAAGAAATAGTGGTTCATGTAAAATTAATCgatatattatctttattgTTTATTCATTATCGAGACAATTTAAGTAAATTTGgtcatatattaaatagttTTCAAGATAGAAGCAAGCTAATGAATTCAGTGGAAAATGAATTTATGAAGGAATTTGTAAATGAAAGAGATAATTACATTTATGAAGTTAAAAATGCATACAATAAGAGCGATGATAACGATGATGAATGGATCGAAActgttttaaataaaaaaaatatgttatatgataaatttttaaaagaatGGAGAGTCGATGGATCTTACTTTTATAGCATtcataacaaaaaaaaaacatatctACCAAAAAAAGTTTTTCAAActaaacaaaattatattccaGATTTTGAGAATATGGAACATGTAGATTTAGTGTGTAAGCCAATAAGTGATTCAGACACTGCTGAAAAGGGTACTGAAGAATATAAAGATAAAGAATTAGACACAAATGAACACAATGAACAAACCAATTCTgaaaaagaacaaaataGTAATGATAATGTAAGCGAAACAAAAATGCACAAAGAAGAAAGTTCGGATAGTTCTAATAAAGCAGACGAAAGTAATATGTGCAAATCCGaaagtaaatatattaaaaaaacaaacagcaataaacaaattaaaaaaggacGACCTGgtgttatctataaaatgagaaatgatttttttttaagtgaTGCTTCATTAAATGTAATATCTTTAATTAATTCCATAACATCAAATGAAGAgaataaaattgttaaaaaattatatactggtttaaaaaaattaggaATAATAACATTTGATAATCTTGTTAgatatacaaatattataggtatatttttttcttacgATATTTTTGATGAATTGTAtttacaaattaaattaattaaagaATATTTTGACCTTATCCCAAGAAATAACGATGAACTTTCTATAGTTTCAAAAgctaaaaatatttctaaaataaaagtatatggaaaatataatataactGATGATGAAACATTTGTTCCACCAGTTTGCTTGAGTGCTTATTGTAAATTAAGGTCAGTATGGATGCAAAATCGagattttaattttaaaattgaaaaaagtAGTTCGAATtctataaattttatgacGTTAGGAGATATTGGTCGTGgatttaaaaaagaaaatagcTATGATGAAGAACAAATGTTAAAATTGATAGGTTTTAATGAGTTAAAAAGTACTTCTAATGCTATGAAGGATTGGCATGCAGCAAACAATGctgattttataattaatttaggAGATAATGTGCCAGAGGTAGATGAATTGgattatttgaaaaattttgAGTGGCATAAAATAATCAGGGAATTATTTACTTTTAgaaaacaaaatgaagatgaacaaaaaaatgttacAGATCCATATGCAATTACTAAAGATAATATACAGGAATTTTATAAAGAGGTCGAAAAACAAATGAATATTACAAATGTAGAGGACACAAATCAGCATAATGATATATCTACTACTTCACTCAAAAATTATACTGACGATAATGAGGGTAACAACGATTCTGAAAATAATAACGGTTTTAGCGAATACATTAGTGATAATACAAAAGATttcaatatttataaaaatgaaagtactgaaaaagaagaaacaTATGATTCAATACCATTTTTCTCTATATTTGGAGAAAaggattatttttattttcctagTGAGCAAATACAAGAACATTATGCAAAAAGAATTCCAGGTTATTTTTTCccaaataattattatcgTATTAATTATgattttgtatataataataaagagaAAAATGGGGTTCAAGAAAAATTTAGAgcatcttttatttttattgatacATGGTCATTAATGATTGGATTTCCtattataagaaattatCGCTCCTTCCGTGAGCAATTTAATTGGATAAATAAAGCTTTGTTAGAAAGTGCTAAAGAAAGTGATTGGATTTTTGTGGTTGGACATCATCCATTTATTTCTAGTGGTAGAAGATCAGATAATTATTCATTTGAAGAACTTTCATTTCATAATATTCTAAGaaacttttttttctattataataTAGATGGATATTTTAGTGCCCATGATAATTTAATGGAATATCTAAAATTTGGATCtcttaatttatttgttaatggTTCATCTTCTAGAGTATTATTTGATAAGTCTACTATGCTGGGTAGAGGATATTTTGGGAAAATGATTGGATCAATTTATCCTGTTGCTTGCTATTTATTGACCACAATACACTCTGGTTTAAGACCTAAAGGTTGTGATATTagtaaatattcaaaatggtcaaataaatatgatattgGGTTTAGTACTCACAAATTAAGCAAAGATGAGTTTGTAActgaatttataaattctcGATCAGGAAAGCCAGTCAGCCAAAAaatagttttaaaaaataaaaaagataaaagaAGACAATTTTATGATTTAGATGGATATGCAAATGATAGAATTAAGCAATTCGAAAAACAAATCTATGAATTTAGTTCTAAAAATcctaattttattaaatataaaattgaagaatttaaagaaaatgataaaaaacttaatataattatgaataatttaaaaagtgaagaagaaaaagatgCTTTTAAAAGTCTtatgtttttaaataatttaatttttggCATTTCAAGTCATCTTTCTAATATATCATTCGaacaattaaaattaatgtgTTACCTTGCCAATAAATATCGTACGTTTTTCAATAACAAACTTATCACATTTTTAGGAGAAGAACTAAAAATGGCAGTACAGGAAATGGAAGAAAAAGGAGCAAACGAGGCTCAACTTAACTCAAACGATATGGTTAAtacaaatgaaaatgaaaatgaaaatattcaaCCAAATGATCAAACATTGGAAGCAGAACAAACTATGGAATTGATAGAAACATTAGGATATAAACCAGACGAATTtttggaaaaatataatgcaaTGACACAAGAAGAAAAAGACACATTGAAAGAAAAGCTTGGAAATGATGTATCATTAGAAGATTACATAAACAGGATAAAGATGTATATTCATAAGAAAAATTTAAGTGCAGAAGAATTAAAAGAATATGAAGAAAACGaggaaaatattaaaatagaaGAAGTCCCAGATGAATCAAAAGAAGATGACAATACAGACAGTCAACCAGAGGACACCATTGATCAGGAAAATAAAGAcgaaataaatgatattatTAATGCACCGAATGAAGtgcataaaaattataaagaattagtagaaaaggaaaaaaaattaactgAAAATGAACATGCCTTACTAATGTTAAGTTCTCTTAAAACTTATGATGAAATgaaatattcattaaatattttgTCAAAAAAAGAAGTTATTAAGGAAGAATCTTATCCATATGGTTTACATTATATAGAAAAgcataaaacattttttcagGTATCCTTAGAATTGTGTCCCGACATTAAAAGAATAATATCAAATTTAGGAAAAGTCGGAACAAAACTAGCTTTCTAcgattatattaataatttgtataataAGATAATGGATTTGAAAAATTCCATTGATAAAATTGCCATATTTTAA